In a genomic window of Chryseobacterium sp. G0162:
- a CDS encoding archaemetzincin: MSQGKYKFTLTPFYVIVFILFFSCQKKNKTYFEAIAINDVKLSTTPKPGSWRYNHDEKFQQFEDFQRSKKIKPEPGKNTIYLQPIGGFTELQKKEIEFTKEYLKIYFQLETKILPIVSNSIFPKTVKRIFKDEQEQVLAGYVLDSVLMKRKPKDAIVLMGITERDLFPKPEWNYVFGFASYENGVGVTSIYRFANGHLTDSNFNESLTRLMKISSHEIGHMFGISHCLNANCVMNGTNTLTETDFHYARACSLCQRKLNSSIPYDNKKRLLELKNFFEKHHLNSELARTEQDINLLQ, from the coding sequence ATGAGCCAGGGAAAATATAAATTCACCCTTACCCCTTTTTATGTCATAGTCTTTATACTTTTTTTTTCATGTCAGAAGAAAAATAAGACCTATTTTGAAGCAATTGCCATCAATGATGTAAAGCTGTCTACCACTCCCAAACCTGGAAGCTGGAGGTATAATCATGATGAAAAATTTCAGCAATTTGAAGATTTTCAAAGGTCAAAAAAGATAAAGCCGGAACCTGGAAAAAATACCATTTATCTTCAGCCTATTGGTGGATTCACTGAATTACAGAAGAAAGAAATTGAATTCACTAAAGAATATTTAAAAATTTATTTTCAACTAGAAACGAAAATATTACCAATAGTATCCAACAGTATTTTCCCAAAAACTGTAAAAAGAATTTTCAAGGATGAGCAAGAACAAGTATTAGCCGGATATGTATTGGATAGTGTTTTAATGAAAAGAAAGCCAAAAGATGCTATAGTACTTATGGGAATCACAGAAAGAGACCTTTTTCCAAAGCCTGAATGGAACTATGTTTTTGGATTTGCATCCTATGAAAATGGAGTGGGTGTTACTTCAATCTATCGATTTGCCAACGGGCATCTTACAGATTCTAATTTTAATGAGAGTCTTACAAGATTGATGAAGATCAGTTCCCACGAAATTGGACATATGTTTGGGATCAGTCATTGTCTAAATGCTAATTGTGTAATGAATGGAACCAATACTCTTACTGAAACGGATTTTCATTATGCAAGGGCCTGTTCTCTCTGCCAGAGAAAACTCAACTCAAGTATTCCCTATGATAACAAAAAACGATTGCTTGAATTAAAAAATTTCTTTGAAAAACATCATCTCAATTCAGAACTTGCCCGTACTGAGCAGGATATCAATCTGCTCCAATAA
- a CDS encoding serine hydrolase, with product MKQKFSFFIFLLTVGLANAQVEEKKLDDLIQNTLKTFDVPGMSVGIVKDGKITYSKGFGVRSLTSKQPMDDSTLVGIASNSKGFTCVALAILADEGKLNWDDKVSKYIPEFQMYDPYVSQNITIKDLITHRAGLGLGQGDLMFFPEGGSLTVNDIVHNVRYLKPENPFRTTLDYNNIMFIVAGEVIHRISGLSWAEFIEQRIMKPVGMTSSFGSYNRAKAVTNKIDAHAPVDGKAIAVPHDWNETGNAAGGIMSNIKDMTTWAECLLNNFTTKDGKKLVSDKNVQQLWSLQIPDKVAAKNPYDTSFYGYGLGWFLSDVKGHKQVQHTGGLIGTVTQFTLIPDLKLGIVVLTNQQSGAAFNTITNTVKDSYLGVADRNWLKTYGDRMAKVNTEYDKQKKEAFAKSEVFKKEKGLQPKAEQFTGMYNDVWFGDVDIAQQGSIYRISCKNSPRLKGELLPYSNNSFIIKWDDRSYDADAYIIFDYDENGKAQSAKLKAISDVTDFSFDFDDLDLKRK from the coding sequence ATGAAGCAGAAATTTTCTTTTTTCATTTTTCTTTTAACCGTAGGATTAGCAAATGCACAGGTTGAAGAGAAAAAACTGGATGATCTGATCCAAAATACTTTGAAAACTTTTGACGTTCCGGGAATGTCGGTAGGAATTGTAAAAGATGGAAAAATTACCTATTCCAAAGGATTTGGAGTACGTTCTCTTACCTCTAAACAACCAATGGATGATAGTACTTTGGTAGGCATTGCTTCCAATTCCAAAGGTTTTACCTGTGTAGCATTAGCAATTTTAGCAGATGAAGGAAAATTGAATTGGGACGATAAAGTTTCAAAATACATCCCTGAATTTCAAATGTATGATCCTTACGTTTCTCAAAATATTACGATCAAGGATCTTATTACTCACAGAGCCGGACTAGGATTAGGACAAGGAGATTTAATGTTTTTTCCGGAAGGAGGAAGCTTAACCGTTAATGATATTGTTCACAATGTGAGATACCTGAAACCAGAAAACCCTTTCAGAACAACTTTAGATTATAATAATATCATGTTCATCGTTGCCGGTGAAGTAATCCACAGAATTTCAGGATTAAGCTGGGCCGAATTTATTGAGCAGAGAATCATGAAACCAGTAGGAATGACTTCCAGCTTTGGAAGCTACAACAGAGCGAAAGCAGTAACAAATAAAATTGATGCCCACGCTCCTGTAGATGGAAAAGCGATTGCCGTTCCTCACGACTGGAACGAAACCGGAAATGCCGCCGGAGGAATCATGAGTAATATTAAAGACATGACCACCTGGGCAGAATGTTTACTGAATAATTTCACCACCAAAGACGGTAAAAAATTAGTTTCCGATAAAAATGTTCAACAGCTTTGGAGCTTACAGATTCCGGATAAAGTAGCGGCTAAAAACCCTTATGATACAAGTTTCTACGGATATGGGTTAGGTTGGTTCTTAAGTGATGTAAAAGGTCACAAACAAGTACAGCATACAGGTGGATTGATTGGAACTGTAACGCAGTTTACATTAATTCCTGATCTTAAATTAGGAATCGTGGTGTTAACCAACCAACAGTCGGGAGCAGCGTTCAATACCATTACCAATACGGTTAAAGATTCTTACCTTGGAGTGGCAGACAGAAACTGGCTGAAAACGTATGGAGACAGAATGGCAAAAGTGAATACAGAGTACGATAAACAAAAGAAAGAAGCTTTTGCAAAATCAGAAGTCTTTAAAAAGGAAAAAGGGCTTCAACCTAAAGCAGAACAGTTTACAGGAATGTACAACGATGTTTGGTTCGGTGATGTAGACATTGCCCAGCAGGGAAGTATTTACAGAATTTCATGTAAAAATTCCCCAAGATTAAAAGGAGAGTTGCTTCCTTATTCCAATAATTCATTCATCATTAAATGGGATGACAGAAGCTACGATGCTGATGCGTATATCATATTTGATTATGATGAAAACGGAAAAGCTCAATCAGCAAAATTAAAGGCAATTTCCGATGTCACAGATTTCAGCTTTGACTTTGACGATCTGGATCTGAAAAGAAAGTAG
- a CDS encoding TonB-dependent receptor, producing MKRIFFLISAFSSLALAACPITLVVKNIKNYNHDEVYVVINGEKKKISKQGTVDFAEVSDGLVKVSVLYQNKSVYNDTIHINCQAHQKYEIEISNANRIDEVYIRGKKKLEKLKETPLSVKIVDMQAVKSQANNIGEILNMATGVKLRTEGGVGSAFQVNLGGLQGKAVRIFRDGVPIEFYGHSFNPNVLSPNMLDRVDVYKGVMPISLASDALGGGINFISKPIQKDNLEISNEIASFSTYKSHLNAVFIGKKDSLFYIGTQASYVFSKNNYKILGEVIDTETANLKKVEAKRFHDDTEASYMEVYTGVRNKSWANDFRVGLIYSHFYKEIQNDLEMRKPYGEAFAKENNVTGYLQYKKMFFDSRLKVDLMTAFARYNNSFVDISRRRYNWLGEYTFSNENSVGEINKGNDLKMNYNMFHTRLNAAFRINNNHSLEFGNMYFYQRRKGSDPYGAVNVYGDDVLKTPAVYNKNIAALGLVSHWLDRKVETVLGVKNYFFSSKGYTTDKYNFAWDSDRSKNASGYMAGISYKPKNFILKLSYEKAVRLPDETEIFGDGILIKENLDLEPEKSDNVNVVLDYTSSNYKLNTSLNLFYRNVKNTIFMIPDNPYGRYQNYYDNRILGLEYEINYQPIKNLQTGFNFTYQDIRLKNLSGSEKIWEDARQPNIPYLFGNHYLRVNFSDILKMKDKVELYYNINYVHRFLLYPVPKNLEPGLFSKATIASSDLLIPNDGRLGMVDVGVGITYFLADPKLAINFSINNLTNERLYDNYNAQKPTRSYHLKLTYTIF from the coding sequence ATGAAGCGTATATTTTTTCTGATCTCTGCATTTTCTTCCTTAGCATTGGCTGCCTGCCCAATTACCTTAGTTGTTAAAAACATCAAGAATTATAATCATGATGAAGTATATGTAGTCATTAACGGTGAAAAGAAAAAGATTTCAAAACAGGGAACTGTTGATTTTGCTGAGGTTTCTGATGGTCTTGTAAAGGTGTCTGTATTGTATCAGAATAAATCTGTTTATAATGATACAATACATATCAATTGTCAAGCACACCAGAAATACGAAATAGAGATTTCAAATGCGAACCGGATTGATGAAGTTTATATCAGAGGTAAAAAGAAACTTGAAAAATTAAAGGAAACACCGCTAAGTGTAAAAATCGTTGATATGCAGGCGGTAAAAAGCCAGGCAAACAATATTGGTGAAATACTGAATATGGCGACCGGAGTTAAGCTCCGAACTGAAGGGGGCGTTGGTTCCGCATTTCAGGTCAATCTTGGAGGGCTTCAGGGGAAAGCAGTCAGAATTTTTAGGGATGGTGTTCCCATTGAATTTTATGGACACAGCTTTAATCCTAATGTTTTGTCTCCCAATATGCTGGATAGAGTAGATGTTTACAAAGGGGTAATGCCTATATCGTTGGCATCGGACGCTTTAGGAGGCGGGATTAATTTTATCTCAAAGCCGATACAGAAAGATAACCTTGAAATATCTAATGAGATTGCGTCATTCAGTACCTATAAATCACATCTTAATGCTGTATTTATAGGGAAAAAAGACAGTTTATTTTATATAGGAACCCAGGCTAGCTATGTGTTTTCCAAAAATAATTATAAAATTCTTGGTGAAGTTATTGATACTGAAACGGCCAATCTTAAAAAAGTGGAAGCCAAAAGATTTCATGATGATACCGAAGCTTCTTATATGGAGGTTTACACTGGAGTAAGGAATAAAAGCTGGGCGAATGACTTTAGAGTAGGACTTATTTATTCTCATTTTTATAAGGAAATTCAGAATGACCTCGAAATGAGAAAACCTTACGGAGAAGCTTTCGCAAAGGAAAATAATGTGACAGGATATCTTCAGTATAAAAAAATGTTCTTTGATAGTCGTCTTAAAGTAGATTTGATGACTGCCTTTGCCAGATATAACAATTCTTTTGTGGACATCAGCAGACGAAGATACAATTGGCTGGGAGAATACACTTTCAGTAATGAAAACAGCGTTGGTGAGATCAATAAAGGGAATGATCTGAAGATGAATTACAATATGTTTCATACAAGGCTCAATGCCGCATTCAGAATCAATAATAATCATAGCCTGGAATTTGGAAATATGTATTTCTATCAAAGAAGGAAGGGAAGTGATCCTTATGGGGCTGTCAATGTATACGGAGATGATGTTCTTAAAACCCCGGCGGTTTATAACAAGAATATTGCAGCACTGGGATTGGTATCTCATTGGCTTGACCGTAAAGTAGAAACTGTACTTGGGGTAAAGAATTATTTCTTCAGTTCTAAAGGATATACTACTGATAAATATAATTTCGCATGGGATTCTGACCGGAGTAAGAATGCCTCTGGATATATGGCTGGTATAAGTTATAAGCCTAAAAACTTTATCCTGAAATTATCCTATGAAAAAGCGGTTCGTCTTCCTGATGAAACTGAAATTTTCGGAGATGGAATTTTAATCAAAGAAAATCTTGATCTGGAGCCGGAAAAAAGTGATAATGTAAATGTTGTTCTGGATTATACTTCATCGAATTATAAACTGAATACGAGTTTAAATCTCTTCTACAGAAACGTCAAAAACACCATATTCATGATACCAGATAATCCTTATGGAAGGTATCAGAACTATTATGACAACAGAATTCTTGGATTAGAGTATGAGATCAATTATCAGCCTATAAAAAATCTTCAGACAGGATTCAATTTTACCTACCAGGATATAAGGCTTAAAAACCTTTCCGGTTCTGAAAAGATCTGGGAAGATGCCCGACAGCCGAATATTCCTTACTTATTTGGGAATCATTATCTGAGAGTGAATTTTTCAGATATTCTGAAAATGAAGGATAAGGTGGAGCTGTACTACAACATTAATTATGTGCATCGTTTTCTGTTATACCCTGTACCGAAAAACCTTGAGCCGGGATTGTTTTCTAAAGCAACTATAGCTTCCAGTGACCTTCTGATTCCGAATGACGGGAGACTGGGAATGGTAGATGTAGGGGTAGGAATTACCTATTTCCTTGCAGATCCTAAGTTGGCCATTAATTTTAGCATTAATAATCTTACGAACGAAAGACTGTATGATAATTATAATGCACAGAAACCTACAAGATCATATCATTTGAAATTAACGTATACAATTTTTTAA
- a CDS encoding lysine N(6)-hydroxylase/L-ornithine N(5)-oxygenase family protein, translated as MKYDIIGIGIGPFNLSLAALLEEHDLKTIFFDKAPRFEWHSGLMIDRTTLQVPFLADLVTIVNPKSPFTYINYLREKGKIFRFCFKESFYVTRMEYNLYCKWVASQIESLNFSHTVTEIDYNEIHECYEVSVIDLINCEKKVYLTDKIVLGVGSIPNVPKITERFSKEHIFHSSEYLHRKQYLKKGSTITVLGSGQSGGEVFFDLLTARPELDLKLNWVTAADRFFPMENSKFTYEFTSMDYISYFNRLPLKKRREVINKQDILYKGINDELISTIYDELYHQQMKEEQPLPVKILTNSLLEEMSYDESYTLNMRHLEEEKTFSVNTDYLILATGYRYEVPHFLQPIEDRLNKSQNDGTLLSSENYTVDVNDNEIFMQNGCVDSQGIITSDLGMGPYRNATIINKILGHEYYPLEKNIAFQHFGALETI; from the coding sequence ATGAAATATGATATCATTGGTATAGGAATAGGACCATTCAATCTAAGTCTTGCTGCTTTGCTTGAAGAACATGACCTGAAAACCATATTTTTTGATAAAGCACCCAGGTTCGAATGGCACAGTGGTTTGATGATAGACAGGACAACCCTTCAGGTTCCTTTTCTGGCGGATCTGGTAACGATCGTAAATCCCAAAAGCCCTTTTACCTATATCAATTATTTAAGAGAGAAAGGTAAAATTTTCCGCTTCTGCTTTAAGGAAAGCTTTTATGTAACAAGGATGGAATATAACCTTTACTGTAAATGGGTAGCCTCACAAATTGAAAGCCTTAATTTCAGCCATACTGTTACAGAAATAGACTATAATGAAATTCATGAATGTTACGAAGTTTCAGTCATTGATCTTATTAATTGTGAAAAGAAAGTTTATCTTACCGATAAAATTGTACTAGGAGTAGGTTCAATTCCTAATGTGCCTAAAATCACAGAACGTTTCTCTAAAGAACATATTTTCCACTCTTCTGAATACTTACACAGAAAACAATATTTGAAGAAAGGCAGTACTATTACAGTATTGGGCTCCGGGCAAAGTGGAGGTGAAGTCTTTTTTGATCTTCTTACTGCCAGACCGGAATTAGACTTGAAACTAAACTGGGTAACGGCTGCGGATAGATTCTTTCCTATGGAAAATTCGAAATTCACGTATGAATTTACTTCCATGGATTATATTTCCTACTTCAACAGGCTTCCATTAAAGAAAAGAAGAGAAGTGATTAACAAACAGGATATTCTTTATAAAGGAATCAATGATGAATTGATAAGTACAATTTATGATGAACTTTATCATCAGCAGATGAAAGAAGAGCAACCACTTCCTGTTAAAATACTGACCAATAGTTTACTTGAAGAGATGTCATACGATGAAAGCTATACGCTAAATATGAGGCATTTGGAAGAAGAAAAAACGTTTTCAGTAAATACGGATTATCTTATCCTGGCTACGGGTTACCGATATGAGGTTCCCCATTTTTTACAACCTATTGAAGATCGTCTGAACAAGAGCCAAAATGACGGAACATTATTGTCTTCAGAAAACTATACGGTGGATGTCAATGACAATGAGATATTTATGCAGAACGGTTGTGTAGACTCACAAGGGATTATCACATCAGATTTAGGAATGGGGCCTTATAGAAATGCTACCATTATCAACAAAATATTAGGACACGAATATTATCCATTGGAAAAAAACATTGCTTTTCAGCATTTCGGAGCATTAGAAACTATATAA
- a CDS encoding GNAT family N-acetyltransferase, producing the protein MSVGLYLLESKNWYYFDLIPKFDEELSTFMNGCSESKFIRINITGKESYLIVPVKHFSTTGVHYIGKDVGYREKKMGEVVKISAEESYRFLTSVFYDGNITLENPEEAYVKFFSEEFSEYFDQGNKIVNSTEAVKAGSIFKFFGYDNDNLLEFISKNIALETNYDKKAAIIRWFSEYTHSLLKTAVGKYIEEGIIYNSNIEHTLIHQNTDKVDVSFDEYNPDGAAIRTEKAQNFIRTHVVYYNLYPVLRHLAYLGSIEEEVLYQIIDTEIDSLREVYGDAMNFIYETIEARLFLKQAYSLNQDIWKEYIRQHNFLINPKHYSKKLIKPDYGEILHKRYFNNGTLEITLRAFNPETDMEFLHEWSNMEYAKKYWEMDVDQQEFEEAYIKHMGVDYSHPYIGLLNGNPIFTLELYWAVKDEVGKYYRFNPGDYGFHMLIAPAKEKIPNFSMNALAMCMEYFFSFPQLTRMIGEASASHKGTHNLITKVGCEFNRSLALPYKTSNLTFLDREKFYETTEDIFKNSVLKINITT; encoded by the coding sequence ATGAGTGTCGGTTTATACTTATTGGAAAGCAAAAACTGGTATTATTTTGACCTTATACCAAAGTTTGATGAAGAGTTGTCAACGTTCATGAACGGTTGTTCTGAAAGTAAATTCATCCGAATTAATATTACAGGTAAAGAATCTTATTTAATTGTTCCTGTAAAGCATTTTTCTACTACCGGAGTTCATTACATAGGGAAAGACGTAGGGTATCGAGAAAAGAAAATGGGCGAAGTAGTTAAGATCAGTGCCGAAGAATCCTATAGATTTCTTACTTCTGTTTTTTACGATGGAAATATAACCTTAGAAAATCCGGAAGAGGCTTATGTTAAATTTTTCTCAGAAGAATTTAGTGAGTATTTTGACCAGGGAAATAAAATTGTAAATAGTACAGAGGCTGTTAAAGCAGGATCTATTTTTAAATTCTTTGGCTACGATAATGATAATTTATTGGAGTTTATTTCTAAGAATATTGCCTTAGAAACCAATTATGATAAGAAAGCAGCGATTATACGATGGTTTTCAGAATATACCCATTCGTTGCTAAAGACAGCAGTAGGAAAATATATTGAGGAAGGGATCATCTATAACAGCAATATCGAACATACCTTGATCCATCAGAATACTGATAAGGTAGATGTTAGTTTTGATGAATACAATCCGGATGGAGCTGCTATCAGAACTGAAAAGGCTCAGAATTTTATAAGAACCCATGTGGTTTATTACAATTTATATCCTGTTCTAAGGCATTTGGCTTATTTGGGTTCAATAGAAGAAGAAGTTCTGTATCAAATTATAGATACTGAAATTGATTCTTTGAGAGAGGTTTATGGTGATGCCATGAATTTTATTTACGAAACTATAGAAGCTAGACTTTTCCTGAAGCAGGCTTACAGTCTCAACCAGGACATCTGGAAAGAATATATCAGACAGCATAATTTCCTGATTAATCCTAAACATTATTCCAAAAAACTAATAAAGCCTGATTATGGTGAAATACTGCATAAAAGATATTTCAATAACGGGACTTTAGAAATCACTTTGAGAGCTTTTAATCCGGAAACGGATATGGAGTTCCTGCACGAGTGGTCTAATATGGAATACGCGAAGAAGTATTGGGAAATGGATGTGGATCAGCAGGAGTTCGAGGAAGCTTACATCAAACACATGGGAGTAGATTATTCTCATCCTTATATTGGACTTCTGAATGGCAATCCTATTTTTACTTTAGAACTGTATTGGGCAGTAAAAGATGAAGTGGGTAAATATTACCGTTTCAATCCGGGAGATTACGGCTTTCATATGCTTATTGCTCCTGCCAAAGAAAAAATTCCAAACTTTTCAATGAATGCACTAGCCATGTGTATGGAATATTTCTTCTCTTTCCCACAACTGACAAGAATGATAGGCGAGGCCTCTGCATCCCATAAAGGAACTCACAACCTGATTACCAAAGTAGGGTGTGAATTCAACAGGTCACTGGCCCTCCCTTATAAAACATCCAACCTGACTTTCCTTGACCGTGAGAAATTCTATGAAACCACAGAAGATATCTTTAAAAATTCGGTCCTGAAAATAAACATTACAACATAA
- a CDS encoding metallophosphoesterase family protein, translating into MTKILLLSDSHSYIDERILEYASQADEVWHCGDFGSIDVIEQLEKIKPLKGVYGNIDNSKIQSEFPEINRFFCEKLEVLMIHIGGYPGKYTPLTKKEIAEKAPKLFISGHSHILKAMYDEKNNLLHLNPGACGKQGWHKVRTMMRFVVDGEEIKDLEVIELGSRV; encoded by the coding sequence ATGACAAAAATCCTTCTCCTATCCGATTCTCATTCCTATATCGATGAACGGATTCTGGAATATGCATCCCAAGCCGATGAAGTCTGGCACTGTGGAGATTTTGGAAGCATAGACGTTATTGAACAGCTGGAAAAAATAAAACCTTTAAAAGGTGTATACGGAAATATAGATAACTCAAAAATACAATCTGAATTCCCTGAAATCAACCGGTTTTTCTGTGAAAAACTGGAAGTTTTAATGATTCACATTGGTGGATATCCTGGAAAATATACTCCTCTAACCAAAAAGGAAATTGCGGAAAAAGCTCCTAAATTATTTATCTCAGGACATTCCCATATTTTAAAAGCAATGTATGATGAAAAGAACAATCTTTTACACTTGAACCCAGGAGCCTGTGGAAAACAAGGTTGGCACAAAGTGAGGACGATGATGCGTTTTGTAGTGGATGGGGAAGAAATAAAAGATCTTGAAGTGATTGAGCTTGGTTCAAGAGTATAA
- a CDS encoding Smr/MutS family protein: protein MKIGDTVSVVDEDLNGVVTSVKGNIVVFKDEYGFTHQYPKEKLVPKNPDLYENIRVIKKAEPKKIISKKHQKNHLVLDLHFHNLVKNPNDYDSFERLFIQKEKLIEVIEFCRRNNLKRLEIVHGIGDGTLQRMVRDVLDSQVNIDFYNKEILHHQSGAVMVEFH, encoded by the coding sequence ATGAAAATCGGAGATACAGTTTCTGTAGTGGATGAAGATTTAAACGGTGTGGTAACTTCCGTAAAGGGGAATATTGTGGTTTTCAAAGATGAATATGGCTTTACTCATCAATACCCTAAAGAAAAACTCGTCCCCAAGAATCCTGATCTTTATGAAAATATCCGGGTAATAAAAAAAGCGGAGCCTAAAAAGATCATTTCTAAAAAACATCAGAAAAATCATTTGGTTTTAGACCTGCATTTTCATAATTTGGTAAAGAATCCTAATGATTATGATAGTTTTGAAAGATTGTTTATTCAAAAGGAAAAACTGATTGAAGTGATCGAATTTTGCAGAAGAAATAATTTAAAGAGGCTGGAAATCGTCCACGGAATTGGGGATGGAACGTTACAACGGATGGTTCGGGATGTTTTGGATAGCCAGGTTAATATTGATTTTTATAATAAGGAAATACTTCACCATCAATCGGGTGCGGTAATGGTAGAATTTCACTAA
- a CDS encoding DUF3822 family protein, whose protein sequence is MNVLNLLFTKDGLIYQIVKNKNILEEKSYFVTEETPANLIEEKLDEVLLKQRFDEIQVISALNHFTLMPEGFSDHDAGFDLISFNAPADREKEELMLSINKKFNIQFYYTFPKHYYKKIKELAIPVHFNFSGEKFLSSIHNKNNKEIHINLYHNQCEFFAIDNKKIILYNNLDVNSEVDFLYFIMFTLSKIGFGINETSFYAYGETTENETFISELQKFVRNLKIVFDNIPNKNFILN, encoded by the coding sequence ATGAACGTACTTAATTTACTTTTTACCAAAGACGGATTGATTTATCAGATTGTTAAAAACAAAAACATTCTGGAGGAGAAATCTTATTTCGTTACAGAAGAAACGCCCGCGAACCTTATAGAGGAAAAGCTGGATGAAGTTCTTCTCAAACAGCGTTTTGATGAAATTCAGGTAATTTCTGCACTGAATCATTTTACATTGATGCCTGAAGGTTTCTCTGACCATGATGCCGGATTTGATTTGATCTCATTTAACGCTCCTGCCGATAGAGAGAAAGAAGAACTGATGCTTTCCATCAACAAAAAATTCAATATTCAGTTTTATTATACTTTCCCTAAACACTATTATAAAAAAATAAAGGAGCTGGCGATACCAGTACATTTTAATTTTTCAGGGGAAAAGTTTCTAAGCTCTATCCACAATAAGAATAACAAGGAAATCCATATCAATCTTTACCATAATCAGTGTGAATTTTTTGCCATTGATAATAAGAAAATCATCCTTTACAACAATCTTGATGTGAATTCTGAGGTAGATTTCCTTTATTTCATCATGTTTACATTAAGTAAAATAGGTTTCGGAATTAATGAAACCAGCTTTTACGCTTATGGTGAAACTACGGAAAATGAAACGTTCATTTCTGAACTTCAGAAGTTTGTAAGAAACCTGAAGATCGTTTTTGACAATATTCCTAATAAGAATTTTATACTTAACTAG
- a CDS encoding RsmD family RNA methyltransferase, with translation MFRIISGKWKAKKIAAPKNFEVRPTTDFAKEALFSILENKYDMQSISVLDLFAGIGSISFEFASRGCQDVTSVELNPKHTAFINSTASELDMALQINVQRGDVFDWLKKFRNKRSFEIVFSDAPFEMEEKKYYELISLVLNNKFLKENGVLIVEHQSRMKLEHPNLIDTRKYGNVSFSFFDPNKEDNQEL, from the coding sequence ATGTTCAGAATAATATCAGGCAAATGGAAAGCCAAAAAAATTGCCGCTCCCAAGAACTTTGAAGTAAGACCAACCACGGATTTTGCAAAAGAAGCCTTATTCAGTATTTTGGAAAATAAATACGATATGCAGTCAATCTCTGTATTGGATCTTTTCGCAGGAATCGGTTCTATTTCCTTCGAATTTGCTTCCAGGGGATGCCAGGATGTAACTTCTGTTGAATTGAATCCAAAACACACAGCCTTCATCAATTCTACAGCGTCTGAACTTGACATGGCTCTTCAGATCAATGTACAGAGAGGAGATGTGTTTGATTGGCTTAAAAAATTCAGAAATAAAAGATCCTTCGAAATTGTTTTTTCTGATGCACCTTTTGAAATGGAAGAGAAAAAATATTATGAATTGATCTCTTTAGTTCTGAATAATAAGTTCCTGAAAGAAAACGGAGTTCTTATTGTAGAGCATCAAAGCCGCATGAAACTGGAACATCCAAACCTGATAGACACGAGAAAATACGGAAACGTGAGTTTCAGTTTTTTTGATCCGAATAAAGAAGATAACCAGGAACTTTAG
- a CDS encoding winged helix-turn-helix transcriptional regulator: MYTIDNKSYPCCTSVTMRFIGGKWKAVILHHLIHGAKRYNELRKDIPTITERTLSLQLKQLEEDNIIDRKVYTEKPPLMVEYTLTEFGITLLPVLEAITRWGIDAPENSKKITKN; encoded by the coding sequence ATGTATACAATTGATAACAAATCTTACCCTTGCTGTACGAGTGTAACCATGCGATTTATAGGTGGAAAATGGAAGGCTGTCATCTTACACCATCTTATTCATGGTGCCAAAAGATATAACGAACTGAGAAAAGATATTCCTACAATTACAGAAAGAACATTGAGTCTTCAACTTAAACAGCTGGAAGAGGATAATATCATTGACAGAAAAGTATATACAGAAAAACCACCTTTGATGGTAGAATATACCTTAACAGAATTTGGAATAACATTGCTGCCAGTTCTGGAAGCAATTACCCGATGGGGAATAGATGCTCCTGAGAATTCAAAAAAAATAACCAAGAACTAA